A single window of Cydia splendana chromosome 13, ilCydSple1.2, whole genome shotgun sequence DNA harbors:
- the LOC134796141 gene encoding uncharacterized protein LOC134796141 → MAVFIILSVCVINVLCYESGSSELNRIEFTPLYETIIYSDIADIIKDYENNANPPIETLTNNDENSESDEKIEDLLSEYQHYLEKAHKQRKNYVDKYKTKNKVPLLQRDRYSKSLAAKTNKHDDFYYNPNTVPFPKTQFNAPLDFLIPINMMRSSPYYGEPIKQQVDPGNQFPIDQVSPDVKMLNPPSVMPSMTREKIPSSCYCEADTFPCECGCKQCLIALEPSPRRKQIVDEKSKAAATEASSNKDVRPMSDNTINIKIKVDVQFPQVHQGLGEILMNKTNEKTIERASISKESNLNLPFPFFGFPFPLEMYDLQKTNKNTAPIHKITIHRKKKSKTGSNGKRHRKKVITYHDLKLEQEHSTPPNVDESYKPSDSRQKIESSTMNQANDWNNTQNIEQANTMYTDIFIDKTTKLPNLNDTKTDDNIYFMVNITNSFDNTTEDGHRNENSIETDFTKGSSNASTEEPSLRKKREVTSQNSSAIEISDHKNVSQTQKISIKSNETMKKTDKLLPEDDELLYWPNNSKGQALVNSKNITSLILDRESNKEKLNLSAETIRHNRSKALEEAIFGKVDWNDVGTVAPAFMSFLGKYIRGALSFCSDSICHSMKCAEMMCVHRTCVPTDRTNNRGHCAGSLTTDSVASMESIMDLPSNIALETVDILQQKMLGKLFGKATISIGPKCVTFTVAKKSFTKVKCTPKELDATGHCSISKITKIA, encoded by the exons ATGGCGGTGTTCATCATTCTGAGTGTTTGTGTTATAAATGTTTTATGTTACGAGTCAG GTTCCTCCGAATTGAATCGAATAGAATTCACACCTCTATATGAGACAATAATTTATAGTGACATCGCAGATATAATAAAAGACTATGAAAATAACGCG AATCCGCCAATAGAAACTCTAACCAACAACGATGAAAACAGCGAAAGTGACGAAAAGATTGAGGATCTGTTATCAGAATATCAACATTATTTAGAAAAAGCTCACAAACAGAGAAAAAATTACGTCGacaaatacaaaactaaaaacaAAGTCCCGCTTTTACAGCGCGATAGGTATTCTAAGAGCCTTGCCGCCAAGACTAATAAACACGACGACTTTTACTACAATCCCAACACGGTACCGTTCCCTAAAACTCAATTCAATGCGCCATTAGACTTTTTGATACCAATTAATATGATGAGATCGAGTCCATACTACGGCGAACCCATCAAGCAGCAGGTGGATCCAGGAAATCAATTTCCCATAGATCAAGTAAGTCCAGACGTAAAAATGTTAAACCCTCCTTCCGTTATGCCCTCCATGACAAGAGAGAAAATACCATCGTCTTGCTACTGTGAGGCTGACACATTCCCATGTGAATGCGGTTGTAAGCAATGTTTAATAGCATTAGAACCCAGTCCGCGGAGAAAGCAAATCGTAGACGAAAAAAGCAAAGCAGCTGCCACTGAAGCTAGCTCGAACAAAGACGTGCGGCCCATGAGCGATAACAccataaacataaaaataaaagttgacGTACAATTCCCACAAGTACACCAGGGATTAGGTGAAATATTAATGAATAAAACTAATGAAAAAACCATAGAACGTGCAAGTATTTCAAAGGAATCAAACCTAAACCTACCATTTCCGTTCTTTGGCTTTCCTTTTCCTCTAGAAATGTACGACCTTCAGAAAACAAACAAGAATACAGCCCCTATTCACAAAATAACTATTCATAGGAAAAAGAAATCGAAGACCGGTAGCAATGGCAAAAGGCACAGAAAGAAAGTTATAACATATCATGACTTAAAATTGGAACAAGAACATTCAACGCCACCAAATGTAGATGAAAGCTACAAACCAAGCGATTCTCGACAAAAGATAGAAAGTAGTACTATGAATCAAGCAAATGATTGGAATAACACACAAAATATAGAGCAAGCAAATACAATGTATACGGAcatttttattgataaaactacGAAGTTACCAAACTTGAATGATACAAAAACTGatgataatatttactttatggtTAATATAACTAATTCTTTTGACAATACTACCGAAGATGGTCACAGGAATGAAAACAGCATTGAAACAGATTTCACGAAGGGGAGTTCAAACGCGTCTACAGAAGAGCCCTCCTTGAGAAAAAAACGAGAAGTGACCAGTCAAAACAGCTCAGCTATTGAGATTTCAGACCACAAAAATGTTTCCCAGACacaaaaaataagtattaaatCGAATGAGACAATGAAAAAAACAGATAAATTATTGCCTGAAGACGACGAACTTTTGTACTGGCCGAACAATTCAAAAGGCCAGGCCCTTGTAAACTCAAAGAACATAACAAGTTTAATACTAGATAGAGAAAGTAATAAGGAAAAGTTAAATCTGAGCGCAGAAACGATACGTCACAATCGTTCTAAGGCTTTAGAAGAAGCAATATTCGGAAAAGTGGATTGGAACGACGTAGGCACAGTAGCACCGGCGTTTATGTCGTTTTTGGGGAAGTATATTAGAGGAGCGTTGTCCTTCTGTTCGGACAGTATCTGTCATTCTATGAAATGCGCAGAGATGATGTGTGTCCACAGAACTTGCGTACCGACGGACAGAACTAACAACAGGGGGCACTGCGCCGGATCCCTCACTACTG ATAGCGTCGCATCGATGGAGTCCATCATGGATTTACCATCAAACATTGCCCTAGAAACAGTGGACATATTACAGCAAAAAATGCTAGGAAAATTGTTCGGTAAAGCCACTATAAGTATAGGTCCGAAATGTGTTACATTCACGGTGGCCAAGAAAAGCTTCACGAAGGTAAAATGCACACCAAAGGAACTAGACGCGACCGGCCATTGCTCAATTTCTAAAATTACGAAAATTGCGTAA
- the LOC134796143 gene encoding uncharacterized protein LOC134796143 — MLVFKCFLPFLIVCLVQGVYCKPTSNELTEGRGIGSTIWGWITYPFTGWWGSSDTGAPPQADLLNGSTTIGPYDNVEIASRNLTIWCNDHTCTTMKCDKTACVNVTCNIYDTYVTGQCREYNMGLKPEEPKPSLPTEPAPTSSSEAVAAAPESSTAPIVPTQTEEPAEHPLELEAVLSSTVTKGNPDVPPPKERVDKSSPQNKI; from the exons ATGCTCGTGTTTAAATGTTTTCTCCCATTTCTAATTGTGTGTTTGGTGCAAGGAGTTTATTGCAAACCAACAAgta ATGAGCTAACCGAGGGCCGTGGGATTGGTTCAACGATCTGGGGATGGATCACGTATCCCTTCACGGGGTGGTGGGGCTCTTCAGACACCGGGGCTCCGCCCCAAGCCGATCTCCTCAACGGGTCGACCACCATTGGCCCGTACGACAACGTCGAGATCGCGTCTCGAAACCTCACGATTTGGTGCAACGACCACACCTGCACTACTATGAAATGCGATAAAACTGCATGTGTGAATGTTACGTGTAACATTTATGATACATATGTTACGGGGCAATGTCGAGAGTACAACATGGGCCTGAAGCCAGAGGAGCCGAAGCCATCGCTACCCACCGAGCCCGCCCCTACTTCGAGCTCTGAAGCGGTTGCCGCGGCACCAGAGTCGTCAACCGCACCCATAGTGCCAACCCAAACGGAAGAACCAGCAGAACACCCGTTAGAGCTGGAAGCTGTACTATCTTCCACAGTCACCAAGGGGAACCCTGATGTACCGCCTCCGAAAGAGAGAGTGGACAAATCGAGTCCTCAAAATAAG ATCTAA